The DNA window CAGCAGCAGCGCGATCACCACCGCGTACGGGATCGCGGCCAGCGCCAGCTTGGTCAGCCCGGCCACCGCCAGCGAATCGTTCAACCGCGCCGCCCGGTCGCCTACCCGATCCAGACGATCGGTCGCCCGGTCGAGCGCGGCCGCCACCTCGTCCGCGTGCTGCACCGCGCGCTGTGACACCTCATCGCCAAGATTGGCCACGAGGTGTTTGCCGACCGCGGTGCTGTTCAACAACGGGTTGAGGTCGGCGATCCCCGCCTCAATCACCGATTTCACGGCCTCCGTCATCGCGTCCAACTGCGTCGGCGACAGCTCGGTCCCGGAGCGGGGTCGCTCGTTCAGCGCATTGATCCGCTCCTCCAGGCCCGCCACCCGATCGGTCAGCGTCTTCGTCGCGGCCTCGCGCGCCTCCACCGCCGACGTGAGCGACTTCAGCCCGGCCACCGCCTCGTTCTGCGCCGCGGCCAGCTCCTTCAGCAGCTCCGCCGAACCGCTCGATCTCGATCCCGTCGAGGTCGATGATGTCGTCGAGGTCATCCCGCTCCTCCTCCTTCGCTGATTCGTTGATGTCGATGCGGTCGATGCGGTCCACCCGCACTTCGCCCAGGTCGAGCGGCTCGACCGAGCGCACCCGCTCGGCCCTCTCGGTATCGAGCGCGACCGCGACCCGCCCGCGCCTGCCGGACCGGACCCGGACGGTGTCGTCCCCGGCGATCTCCACCCCGTGCTCGGCGGCCACCGCCACCAGGTCGTCGCGGTCGAGCGCGTCGGCGAGCGCCGCGTCCACGGCCTCTCGCGCCCGCCCCTCATACGTGCCGCCCGATTCCCGGACCCGCGCGGCGAAAGCATCGGCGTCGCGCTCCCACGGAGGCCGCCCGCCCGGGGTCAAATACACCGGCACCGGCCGTTCCGCCGGCGCCGGAGGCGCGGGCACCGGCGCTCGTTCGGGCACGTCGAGGGTCTCGCCCCGCCCGATCCGTTCGGCGTTGATCGCGCACTGCGCCTCGACCTCGGCCCGGGTGAAGTCGTTGCCCAAGCCGTCCCGGCCCTTTCGGCTGCGCGCCGACGCCTTGTGCTCCACACCGTCGTCGCTCACCCACGCATAGGAGACACCGCTCGCACCAGTCACACGGGTGTGTACTCCGTCGGCGGCCAACCGCGCGGTGTAGTCATCCCACGAGTCGGCCAGCGCCCGCGCCGCACGGAGCTTGACCCGCACCTCGTCGTGGTTGCTGTACCCACGGCCGTCGGGATCGGCCCGCTGGACCACGTCCCTCGTCGTCGCCCGGTCGCCGCGACCCTTGGCCGCGCTCCGGCACTCCTCGACATATCGAGCGTTGTCGTAGCCGAAGTGTTCGAGGATCTGCTCGTCGGTGCCACCAGGGCCGTGACGGATCTGGTGGATGTTTTTCTTCGCCCCGTCGATCGCGCGGCCGGCGGCATAGTGCCGTTCGTGCCGTTCGTGCGGCGTGCCATCCTTGTCGACCAGCTCCAGCACCGCTTCACGGCTGGAGACATTTGCGATGATGCAATGCGTATGCCATTTGCCCGGCTGCCAGACTCGCTCGCCGTCGACCTCGACCCATCTGCCGTTGTCGCGCTGGGTCACCAGCTTGGCCATGTGACCCGGGAACCGACGCCTCGCCAGCTCTCGGACCATCGTGTGCTGACGGTGCCCGGCCTGCGGGTCGCGCTGGTCGGCCTCCTCATGCGTCTGGCTGACGATCAGGTGATACGCCTCGTGCTTCAGTTTCTCCTTGCCGAACCGGCGGGCGTTCGCGCGGACTCGATCAACGAAGTGCTCCGGCGTGCAGTCGCCGATCGTCGAGACGAACTCATCACGTTGCGTCGGCTCCGGAGAATCCGCGTCCTTCGCCGCGATGCTGCCGGTATAGCGGTCGAGCGCTTCGAGGTTCCCGGCCGGAGAGATCTCGGTGATCGCCATCAGCGCGCCTCCACCAGGACGGCCAACTCTTGCCGGATGAATCGCAGCTGGGTCAAAATCTGCTCGCGCTGGACAACTATTTTCGAGACTTCCTCTCTCAACCCCACCGGAAGCTCGCGATACGTGTTTAAGAAATGCTGCATCTGGTTGTAGTTCCGGGCCACCCCGGCCTCCTGATGCGCCACCTCGGCGAGCCGATCGCCGATCGCCGACAGCTCCGCCGCCAGGTGATCCCGCAGCACCGGATCGACCTCGGCGACCTTGCGGCCGAGCCAGGCGTCGACCGCCAACTCGACCTCGTGCGAGATCGACCGACCGCCCGCCCGCTTCGCCAGACGGGCCCGCGTACCCGGCCGCGGACGGAACGCGATCGGCGCCTCTTTCCGCGCTCCGCGCGGCTTCGGCGACCTCTCCGCCGCGGCAGTGCCGACAGCGCCCGGCACGCCGGGATCGGGCGCTGTCGCGCCCTGCCCCTCTGTGCCGATCACCGTCGTCATCGCTTCGCTCCTGCCCTAGCAACTGCTGTTGCAGTTCCTACGACAGTAGCTCAGATCCTGCGATGCCGCAACGGGGATAGACCCCGGCAAGCATCCCCGTTGTAAACACTTCGGCCTTCGGCCTCGCGTTTCCACCCTCGCTGCGCTCGGGACCGGGGACTCGCCAAGGAGGGGCTGCGCCCCTCCCTGGACCCTCCCCAAAGAGCCTGTGGCGTCCGGTATCCCGACGTTGATCCCAACGGGGGCCTGGGGCGGTGCCGGGGCCGGCGGGCCACCACACAACGCATCGGCACCGGCCCCCGGTCCCACCTGCTCGGCGGGATCGTCGGACCGGTCGCTCGACCGGATGAGCCGGCCTCGACCACTCGCTCGCTCGCGGTCGTCGGCAGGCCACCGGCGGAGGGGACGAAACCCAGCGGCTGCGGATCTGCTGCCCCCACACCGACGCCCGCCACGGCCACCGGCACCGGTGCGCCGACCCGGCCAGCCGGGGTCGTGACGACGGCATCGGAATGGGTGTCGTGGGGAAGTGAAAGGGCCTGCGAGACGGCCGAATTGAGCCCCCGAACTTTTTCTGCGGGTATTTTCGGACGTCACTGTTGGCTACGTTGGCCTTCTGTGACGGCTTTTCATGGTCGACACTGTTGGCTACGTTCGCCTCTTGACAGCACTACTGTCCCTTGATGGTCGACAGCGTCGGCTATTGATAGCCAACACTGTTGGCTACGTTCGCCTCTCGTAGAGCCTGTTGACCATCAAGGGACAGTATTGTCGTCCCGATTCGCCTCCACTGCTGTCCTTGTTCGCCTCCACTGTCGACCACGTTCGCCTCTTCGGGGCGGTAGAGGCGAATTGGGACGGTAATGCTGGCTACGTTCGCCTCTCGTGTCGACCATCGACAGCCACCTATGTCGGCTACGTTCGCCTCTTGGCCATGAAGCGGCTCTTAGCAGCCAGCAGTGTTGGCTATCAATAGCCAACAATGCTGTCCACGTTCGCCTCTACCGAAGCCTGTCGACCATCAAACGGCTCTTGAAGGACGGCAATGTCGTCCATCTTCGCCTCCTCTGTCGGCTATGTTCGCCCTACAGACGACAGGAACCCCGTCCCAGATCGATCCGGGACGGGGCTTCTTGCTCGCGGGGAAACGCGTTACGCCACCGCGGCGAGCTTCCTGATCCTCTCGGGACGGAAGCCGGACCAGTGCTGGTCGCCCGCGACCACGACCGGCGCCTGGAGGTACCCCAGGGCCATCACGTAGTCGCGCGCGGCGTCGTCCTGACTGATGTCGACGACGTCGTACTCGAGGCGGGCCTTGTCGAGTGCCGCCTTGGTGGCCCTGCACGGGCCGCACGAGGGTCGGGTGTAAACGGTAATGCTCATGTCACTCTCCTGCGTCCGGTGCGTACGGATTGTTGATGAACGTGTAGCCGGGGGCGAACGGATTGCACCCGGGTTCGGCCGGTACGGGCGGCGTGGGCCGCTTCACCCGCTTGGGTTTCGACCTCGGCGTCGTGGGCTTGGCCGGCGGTGCGGGCGTCGGCCGCTCTCCCGTGGCCACCAGGCCGCCGACCACCGCCGGGCCCATCGATGCCTGATCGACCGGAGGGTCGACAGGGCCGTCGGTGTCGGCTAATGGATCGGCGAACCCTACGTTGACCACGTCGACGTCGTCGCGGCGCAACAGGCCGCGGTAGTTGGCCTTGAGCATGTCGCCGGGGATGGTGGCCCGGCGGGTCCGGTAGTTCTTGTCGCCGGGCTT is part of the Gordonia bronchialis DSM 43247 genome and encodes:
- a CDS encoding glutaredoxin family protein, whose amino-acid sequence is MSITVYTRPSCGPCRATKAALDKARLEYDVVDISQDDAARDYVMALGYLQAPVVVAGDQHWSGFRPERIRKLAAVA